In Hasllibacter sp. MH4015, the following proteins share a genomic window:
- a CDS encoding DNA polymerase III subunit delta': MSDDALPESDRLDGAPHPRDTATLFGHGAQEAEFLANATSGRLPHGWLLTGPKGIGKATFAWRAARFLLATPPPSDDDMFGAPPAPTSMDVAPDHPVARRMAALSEPGLFLLRRPWDHDNKRLKTQLTVDEVRGLKGFFQMSAGDHRRVVIVDSADEMNPSAANALLKELEEPPEGAVLFLISHRPSGLLPTIRSRCRTLRFNPLGDADLAAALMQAGAEPPEGAALATLAQGSVGAAIALAEQGGPQLYGDIIRLLGTLPAMDRPLALKLAEATAGKANEGRFDLTLTLLDTALARAARNGATGAPPTEIATGEAQTLARLAPSPRHGRAWADLAASLTARARRGKAVNLDPAALVFDMFLDLDRMAARLSA; this comes from the coding sequence ATGTCTGACGACGCCCTACCCGAATCCGACCGGCTGGACGGCGCCCCGCATCCGCGTGATACGGCGACGCTGTTCGGTCATGGCGCGCAGGAGGCCGAGTTCCTGGCCAACGCCACATCGGGCCGGTTGCCCCACGGTTGGCTGCTGACGGGACCCAAGGGCATCGGCAAGGCCACGTTCGCCTGGCGCGCGGCGCGGTTTCTTCTGGCAACGCCTCCGCCCTCCGACGATGACATGTTCGGCGCACCGCCCGCGCCGACCTCCATGGATGTCGCGCCCGATCATCCCGTGGCGCGCCGCATGGCAGCCCTGTCCGAACCCGGCCTGTTCCTCCTTCGGCGCCCCTGGGACCACGACAACAAGCGCCTCAAGACACAATTGACGGTCGATGAGGTGCGTGGGCTAAAAGGTTTCTTCCAGATGTCCGCGGGCGACCATCGTCGCGTCGTGATCGTGGACAGCGCGGATGAGATGAATCCGTCCGCCGCTAATGCGCTCCTCAAGGAGTTGGAAGAGCCACCCGAAGGCGCCGTCCTCTTCCTGATTTCCCACCGCCCGTCGGGCCTGCTACCCACGATCCGGTCGCGCTGCCGGACGCTCCGGTTCAATCCATTGGGCGATGCCGACCTCGCCGCCGCCCTGATGCAGGCAGGCGCCGAGCCACCCGAAGGGGCCGCGCTGGCGACACTCGCCCAGGGCTCGGTCGGGGCGGCGATTGCGCTCGCGGAACAGGGCGGGCCACAGCTTTACGGCGACATCATCCGCCTTCTCGGCACATTGCCCGCGATGGACCGCCCCCTCGCGCTCAAACTGGCGGAGGCGACGGCGGGCAAGGCCAATGAGGGGCGCTTTGATCTGACCCTCACGCTACTGGACACGGCGCTTGCGCGGGCGGCGCGTAACGGAGCCACGGGTGCGCCCCCGACCGAGATCGCAACCGGAGAGGCGCAAACCCTCGCGCGGCTTGCCCCTTCTCCACGCCACGGGCGGGCCTGGGCGGACCTGGCCGCCTCCCTCACCGCGCGGGCCCGGCGGGGCAAGGCGGTCAACCTTGACCCTGCTGCCCTTGTGTTTGATATGTTCCTCGACCTGGACCGCATGGCGGCCCGGCTTTCCGCCTGA
- a CDS encoding DUF1330 domain-containing protein, with protein MPKGYIIGHITVNDLEAYKEYVEKDTPILLSHGAVPIVRGGKAEVLEGETFQRHVVFEFESYEAALAAYNDPEYQEVAEIRRRTADSVILVVEGVE; from the coding sequence ATGCCCAAAGGCTACATCATCGGCCATATCACGGTGAACGATCTCGAGGCGTACAAGGAGTATGTCGAGAAGGATACGCCGATCCTGCTGTCCCATGGCGCGGTTCCCATCGTGCGCGGCGGCAAGGCCGAAGTGCTGGAGGGGGAGACTTTTCAACGCCACGTCGTGTTCGAATTCGAAAGCTACGAGGCTGCGTTGGCCGCCTACAACGACCCCGAATACCAGGAGGTCGCCGAGATCCGCCGCCGCACCGCGGACAGCGTCATCTTGGTGGTGGAGGGTGTGGAATGA
- a CDS encoding AEC family transporter: MVDLLAIVLPVFLVVGAGYLAVWRGLFKDSAVDGLMVFTQKFAIPCLLFTAIATLDLSAELNIWLLVAYYGGATVCFGIAVFAARLLFARPWPDCIAIGFATLFANSVLLGLPVTERAFGTDALAPNYTIIAFNAAYCYLIGITAMEIVRAEAQGLQLVQTVANAMFRNALMIGIGLGFIVNLTGLPIPDVAQDALDMMIRAALPAALFGLGGVLYRYKPEGDAGTIAMLCLLSLIVHPAITWSIGNFAGLSTGQMRSAVVTAAMAPGINAYIFADMYGVARRVVASTVLIGTALTVLAASFWLLVLP, from the coding sequence ATGGTCGATCTTCTGGCCATCGTCCTGCCCGTCTTCTTGGTGGTCGGCGCGGGATATCTTGCCGTGTGGCGCGGGCTGTTCAAAGACAGCGCGGTGGATGGGTTGATGGTCTTCACCCAGAAATTCGCGATCCCCTGCCTTCTGTTCACCGCCATAGCAACGCTCGATCTGTCGGCGGAGCTGAATATCTGGCTGCTTGTGGCCTATTACGGCGGTGCCACGGTCTGTTTCGGCATCGCCGTTTTCGCCGCACGGCTTCTGTTCGCGCGGCCCTGGCCCGACTGCATCGCCATCGGCTTTGCCACGCTCTTCGCCAATTCCGTGCTTCTGGGCCTTCCCGTGACCGAGCGGGCCTTCGGGACGGATGCGCTTGCGCCGAATTATACGATCATCGCCTTCAATGCCGCCTATTGCTACCTGATCGGCATCACCGCGATGGAGATTGTCCGGGCCGAGGCGCAGGGTCTCCAACTGGTCCAGACCGTCGCCAACGCGATGTTCCGCAACGCGCTGATGATCGGGATCGGGCTTGGGTTCATCGTCAACCTGACCGGCCTGCCGATCCCCGACGTGGCGCAAGATGCGCTCGACATGATGATCCGCGCCGCCCTGCCCGCGGCCCTCTTCGGCTTGGGCGGCGTGCTTTACCGATACAAACCCGAGGGGGACGCGGGCACCATCGCCATGCTCTGCCTGCTGTCGCTGATCGTGCATCCCGCGATCACCTGGTCCATCGGCAACTTTGCGGGCCTGTCGACCGGGCAGATGCGATCGGCGGTCGTGACCGCCGCGATGGCGCCGGGGATCAACGCCTACATCTTCGCGGACATGTACGGCGTCGCACGGCGCGTCGTCGCCTCCACGGTGCTGATCGGTACCGCCCTGACTGTGCTGGCCGCGTCGTTCTGGCTTCTCGTCTTGCCGTAG
- a CDS encoding ABC transporter permease: MDTKLPPYATFGQRLWFYGFRVICGLIFFFLIAPIIIIIPLSFNAEDFFTFTPGMLALDPEAYSLHHYQDFFGEDGYPWRGLLIGLAVGAALSVVLKLWKGNLNLFPVLIGAILGLIIGKLTGLEGEEWMTPLRNSLMIAPVATLLSVGFGTLAAIGLSQTHVPFKGAIMAILISPMIVPLIISAAGMYFFYSRIGLQGTYWGVVLAHAALGIPFVIITVTATLVGFDRSLTRAAANLGANPVTTFFRIQMPLILPGVISGGLFAFITSFDEVVVVIFVGSAGQQTLPWQMFTGLREQISPVILAAATILVAISIVLLTVVELLRRRSERLRGMTPS; the protein is encoded by the coding sequence ATGGACACCAAACTGCCCCCCTATGCCACGTTCGGCCAGCGCCTGTGGTTCTACGGCTTCCGGGTGATCTGCGGGCTGATTTTCTTCTTCCTGATCGCGCCGATCATCATCATCATTCCGCTTAGCTTCAATGCGGAGGATTTTTTCACCTTCACGCCCGGCATGCTCGCGCTCGACCCTGAGGCCTATTCCCTGCACCATTACCAGGATTTCTTCGGGGAAGACGGCTATCCCTGGCGCGGCCTTCTGATTGGTCTGGCGGTGGGGGCCGCATTGAGCGTTGTGCTGAAGCTCTGGAAGGGGAACCTGAACCTCTTTCCCGTCCTAATCGGCGCCATTCTGGGCCTCATCATCGGCAAACTGACGGGCTTGGAAGGGGAGGAGTGGATGACGCCGCTTCGCAACTCGCTGATGATCGCGCCAGTCGCCACGCTTCTTTCGGTCGGTTTCGGAACGCTGGCCGCCATCGGGCTCAGCCAGACCCATGTGCCGTTCAAGGGCGCCATCATGGCGATCCTGATCTCCCCGATGATCGTGCCGCTGATCATTTCCGCTGCCGGGATGTATTTCTTCTATAGCCGCATCGGGTTGCAGGGGACGTATTGGGGCGTTGTGCTGGCCCATGCGGCCCTGGGCATCCCGTTTGTCATCATCACCGTCACAGCCACGCTTGTGGGCTTCGACCGCTCCCTGACCCGCGCGGCGGCGAATTTGGGGGCGAACCCGGTCACGACCTTCTTCCGCATCCAGATGCCGCTGATCCTGCCTGGCGTGATCTCGGGCGGATTGTTCGCTTTCATCACGTCGTTCGACGAGGTTGTCGTGGTGATCTTCGTGGGCTCCGCCGGGCAGCAGACATTGCCGTGGCAGATGTTCACCGGCCTGCGCGAACAGATCAGCCCGGTGATCCTGGCGGCGGCCACGATCCTTGTGGCGATTTCCATCGTGCTCTTGACGGTGGTGGAGCTGCTCCGGCGTCGATCGGAGCGGTTGCGGGGCATGACCCCAAGCTGA
- a CDS encoding MBL fold metallo-hydrolase, translating to MAEMRFTILGCGSSGGVPRLGGLWGACDPDNPKNTRRRCSLLVERDGPDGTTAVLIDTSPDLRAQLLDAGVGKLDAVLYTHAHADHVHGLDDLRMVVFNIRKRLPVYADGPTTNDLLNRFGYAFVQPPGSAYPPILDIHSITGDVTIDGAGGPVTFTPVEVTHGTIDALGFRIGDVAYLPDVSDIPEAAWPMFEGLDIWILDALRRAPHPSHSHLDNSLAWIERAKPRRAVLTNMHNDLDYATVAAETPDHVRPAYDGLTLTIEV from the coding sequence ATGGCTGAGATGCGGTTCACCATCCTTGGCTGCGGGTCGTCCGGTGGCGTGCCGCGTCTGGGCGGGCTTTGGGGCGCATGCGACCCGGACAATCCCAAGAACACGCGGCGGCGCTGCTCCCTGCTGGTCGAACGCGACGGGCCCGATGGCACAACCGCTGTGCTGATCGACACCTCCCCCGACCTGCGGGCGCAATTGCTGGATGCGGGCGTGGGCAAGCTGGATGCGGTGCTCTACACCCACGCCCATGCCGACCACGTCCACGGGCTCGACGATTTGCGCATGGTGGTCTTCAACATCCGCAAGCGCCTTCCGGTCTATGCCGATGGGCCTACGACGAACGACCTGCTGAACCGCTTCGGTTATGCCTTCGTGCAACCCCCCGGTTCCGCCTATCCGCCGATCCTCGACATCCACTCCATCACCGGGGACGTCACGATCGACGGTGCGGGCGGTCCGGTCACCTTCACCCCCGTGGAAGTGACCCACGGCACGATCGACGCGCTGGGGTTCCGGATCGGGGACGTGGCCTACCTGCCCGACGTCTCCGATATTCCGGAGGCGGCATGGCCGATGTTCGAGGGGCTCGACATCTGGATTCTCGACGCGCTGCGCCGCGCGCCCCATCCCAGCCACTCGCATCTGGACAATTCGCTGGCCTGGATCGAACGGGCCAAACCCCGCCGCGCCGTGCTGACCAACATGCACAACGATCTGGACTACGCGACCGTGGCCGCGGAAACGCCGGATCACGTCCGTCCCGCCTACGACGGGCTGACCCTGACAATCGAGGTCTGA
- a CDS encoding CDGSH iron-sulfur domain-containing protein → MAAKIETKENGPLIVSGAPDLRAHDGSAIEGKPRMALCRCGQSSTKPFCDGTHNEIGWSETPDKAPSRAKPISYEAEVEEVPVTVTYSKALCSHAANCVKMGEGAFDPERKPWVKPEETTIANLRAIIDACPSGALQLAVGAGAPSHGNPSADQMAITVAKDGPYYVENVAFAGGAFVADSDGSTQKYALCRCGLSSTRPFCDGSHYDAGWTDGD, encoded by the coding sequence ATGGCGGCAAAGATCGAAACCAAGGAAAACGGCCCTCTGATCGTAAGCGGTGCGCCGGACCTGCGCGCCCATGACGGCAGTGCGATCGAGGGCAAACCGCGCATGGCGCTGTGCCGGTGCGGACAATCTTCGACCAAGCCATTTTGTGACGGGACCCACAACGAGATCGGCTGGTCAGAGACGCCCGACAAGGCGCCGTCGCGCGCCAAGCCGATCAGCTACGAGGCCGAGGTGGAGGAGGTTCCCGTCACCGTGACCTATTCCAAGGCGCTCTGCTCCCACGCGGCCAATTGCGTGAAAATGGGGGAAGGGGCCTTCGATCCGGAGCGGAAGCCTTGGGTGAAGCCCGAAGAGACGACCATTGCCAATCTGCGTGCCATCATCGACGCCTGTCCGTCCGGCGCGCTGCAACTTGCCGTCGGCGCGGGCGCGCCGAGCCATGGCAACCCGAGCGCCGATCAAATGGCAATCACCGTGGCCAAGGACGGACCTTACTACGTGGAGAACGTGGCCTTCGCTGGCGGCGCCTTCGTCGCGGACTCCGATGGCTCGACCCAGAAATACGCACTTTGCCGCTGCGGCCTGTCCTCAACACGGCCCTTTTGCGACGGCTCGCATTACGATGCGGGCTGGACCGACGGCGACTGA
- a CDS encoding extracellular solute-binding protein → MKLKSLMLLTTGAAFAATGAVADGHMANSMTLVSWGGAYQTSQQRAYSEPYAEMHEGLEIIWDESSAEAVARLRAMNEAGNITWDLVDVVAADAIRLCDEGLAMEIDHDEMLAPAPDGTPASEDFGDLIVSDCFIPQIVYSTTVGYRTDVEAWNGNTPEDICAIFDLENFPGQRSLERRPIGNLEWALICDGVAQEDVYDVLETEEGIAQAFAMLDTIQDQTVWWNAGADTPQLLADGEIVMGSTYNGRLFSLIEEQDQPVAMLWDAQVFDLDGWIIPEGLPEDRLARVMDFVRFATDTQRLADQALYISYGPARASSAPLVGQHADLGIDMAPHMPTDPANSERTFLFNYEWWADYRDDMDARFQAWLAQ, encoded by the coding sequence ATGAAACTCAAGAGCCTTATGCTCCTGACCACCGGCGCGGCCTTCGCCGCAACGGGTGCCGTCGCCGACGGCCACATGGCCAATTCCATGACCCTCGTGTCGTGGGGCGGTGCCTACCAGACCAGCCAACAGCGTGCCTATTCCGAGCCCTACGCGGAAATGCATGAAGGTCTGGAAATCATCTGGGACGAAAGCTCCGCCGAAGCGGTGGCGCGCCTGCGTGCCATGAACGAGGCCGGCAACATCACCTGGGATTTGGTCGACGTCGTGGCCGCGGACGCCATCCGCCTGTGCGACGAAGGTCTGGCGATGGAAATCGACCATGACGAGATGCTGGCACCCGCACCCGATGGTACGCCCGCGTCCGAGGATTTCGGCGACCTGATCGTGTCGGACTGCTTCATTCCGCAGATCGTCTATTCCACCACCGTCGGTTATCGCACGGATGTGGAAGCGTGGAACGGCAACACGCCGGAAGATATCTGCGCGATCTTCGATCTGGAAAACTTCCCCGGTCAGCGTTCGCTTGAGCGCCGCCCGATCGGCAACCTGGAATGGGCGCTGATCTGTGACGGTGTGGCCCAGGAAGATGTCTATGACGTGCTGGAAACCGAAGAAGGTATCGCGCAGGCCTTTGCCATGCTCGACACAATCCAGGACCAGACGGTCTGGTGGAATGCCGGTGCGGACACGCCGCAGCTTCTGGCCGATGGCGAGATCGTGATGGGCTCCACCTATAACGGTCGCCTGTTCAGCCTGATCGAGGAGCAGGACCAGCCGGTCGCGATGCTCTGGGACGCGCAGGTCTTCGACCTTGACGGCTGGATCATCCCCGAAGGCCTGCCGGAAGATCGCTTGGCCCGCGTGATGGATTTCGTGCGCTTCGCCACGGACACGCAGCGTCTGGCAGATCAGGCGCTCTACATCTCCTACGGTCCGGCGCGCGCAAGCTCCGCACCGCTGGTGGGTCAGCACGCGGATCTGGGTATCGACATGGCACCGCACATGCCGACCGATCCCGCTAACTCCGAGCGGACGTTCCTGTTCAACTACGAATGGTGGGCGGATTACCGTGACGACATGGATGCACGCTTCCAGGCGTGGCTGGCGCAATAA
- a CDS encoding Hint domain-containing protein: protein MPYSIFMLPEGLITVTGTNGGNGLDGLSQGSGVHLAPSGGNPGATITLNDNAWQEIEIDDNDANFQDSDTSQRLVNTETFGGETFPANSIAEAEYGITVEDPDGNVYQLVAFNIRQSGDTNSYGDVEGLAFIGPTGGFPPIGVPLTVTSAQEGPSYDASTYADPICFAAGTRIATPSGAVAIEDLSEGDLVLTREGGAEPVRWIGKKTFAAQGRFAPVEFAPGAIGNTRTLRVSRQHRLRLSDWRAELLFGEPVVWVPATYFLGQDNVRIAEGGTVTYFHLLLDNHRTLLADGVEAESLHPGDLALCAIPREATAELMEMFPELEHLQDRSTAYPALRSVEARAILAA, encoded by the coding sequence TTGCCCTATTCGATTTTCATGCTGCCCGAAGGGCTGATCACCGTGACCGGCACCAATGGCGGCAACGGCCTGGACGGGCTTTCCCAGGGCAGCGGTGTCCACCTTGCCCCGTCCGGCGGCAATCCCGGCGCGACGATCACGCTCAACGACAATGCGTGGCAAGAAATCGAGATCGACGACAATGACGCCAATTTTCAGGATAGCGACACCAGCCAGCGCCTTGTGAACACCGAGACATTCGGCGGAGAGACATTTCCTGCCAATTCCATCGCAGAGGCGGAATACGGCATCACGGTCGAGGATCCGGACGGCAACGTCTATCAACTGGTTGCCTTCAACATCCGCCAATCGGGCGACACCAATTCCTACGGCGATGTGGAGGGGCTGGCCTTCATCGGGCCGACGGGGGGCTTTCCGCCCATCGGGGTGCCGCTAACCGTCACCTCCGCCCAAGAAGGGCCAAGTTACGACGCCAGCACCTATGCCGACCCGATCTGCTTCGCGGCGGGAACGCGGATCGCCACGCCGTCGGGCGCGGTCGCGATCGAGGACCTGAGCGAGGGCGACCTCGTACTCACCCGGGAGGGCGGGGCGGAACCGGTGCGCTGGATCGGCAAGAAGACCTTTGCCGCGCAGGGCCGGTTTGCGCCGGTGGAATTCGCGCCCGGGGCCATCGGCAATACCAGAACCTTGCGCGTGTCGCGCCAGCACAGATTGCGTCTGAGCGATTGGCGGGCGGAATTGCTGTTCGGTGAACCGGTTGTCTGGGTGCCGGCCACCTATTTCCTTGGACAGGATAATGTGCGGATCGCGGAAGGCGGGACGGTCACGTATTTCCACCTTCTGCTTGATAACCATCGCACGTTGCTGGCCGACGGGGTGGAAGCCGAAAGCCTGCATCCCGGCGATCTCGCCCTGTGCGCGATTCCAAGGGAGGCTACGGCCGAATTGATGGAGATGTTCCCGGAACTGGAGCATCTGCAGGACCGGTCGACGGCTTATCCCGCGCTGCGTTCGGTGGAGGCGCGCGCGATCCTTGCGGCCTGA
- a CDS encoding TatD family hydrolase yields MTQAPIVDSHCHLDFDSLAEDLPGVVTRACDAGVTRMVTICTKLRNAPNVRAIAEAHAPVFWAGGTHPMSAADEPMARVEDLIALAEHPKFVGIGETGLDYHYTADSKDVQQESLRVHIEAARQTSLPLIIHARDADDDMARILSEEHRAGAYSCVMHCFSSGAALAEAALDLGFYLSMSGIAAFPKSQALRDIFAAAPVDRVLVETDSPYLAPPPHRGKRNEPAFTAHTARVGADIYGLSYEEFAARTSANFDRLFWKAAQHG; encoded by the coding sequence ATGACCCAAGCGCCCATCGTCGACAGCCATTGCCATCTGGATTTCGACAGCCTGGCCGAGGATTTGCCGGGCGTCGTGACCCGCGCCTGTGACGCCGGGGTAACGCGCATGGTGACGATCTGCACGAAGCTGAGGAACGCGCCAAATGTTCGGGCCATCGCAGAGGCGCACGCGCCCGTCTTCTGGGCCGGCGGGACACACCCGATGTCCGCAGCGGACGAGCCGATGGCCCGTGTGGAAGACCTCATCGCACTGGCCGAGCATCCCAAATTCGTCGGTATCGGCGAGACGGGGCTCGACTACCACTACACCGCCGACAGCAAGGATGTGCAGCAGGAAAGCCTGCGGGTGCATATCGAGGCTGCGCGGCAAACCTCGCTGCCCTTGATCATCCATGCCCGCGATGCGGATGACGACATGGCGCGCATTCTGTCCGAGGAACATCGCGCAGGGGCCTATTCCTGCGTGATGCATTGCTTCAGCTCCGGCGCGGCATTGGCGGAGGCGGCGCTTGACCTGGGCTTCTACCTATCCATGTCGGGCATCGCCGCGTTCCCGAAATCGCAAGCCTTGCGCGACATCTTTGCCGCCGCGCCCGTGGACCGCGTGCTTGTGGAAACCGACAGCCCCTACCTCGCCCCGCCGCCCCATCGCGGCAAACGAAACGAGCCTGCCTTCACCGCCCATACCGCGCGGGTGGGCGCGGACATCTACGGGCTGAGTTACGAGGAGTTCGCGGCCCGCACTTCCGCCAATTTCGACCGCCTGTTCTGGAAGGCGGCGCAACATGGCTGA
- a CDS encoding ABC transporter ATP-binding protein encodes MTSDASSAFVAFDRVQKSYDGETLVVKDLNLHIGRGEFLTMLGPSGSGKTTCLMMLAGFETATHGDITLDGKPINNIPPHKRGIGMVFQNYALFPHMTVGENLSFPLEVRGMAKSEREGKIKRALDMVQMGDFINRRPAQLSGGQQQRIALSRALVFEPELVLMDEPLGALDKQLRETLQFEITNLAHELGITTVYVTHDQTEALTMSDRVAVFDDGRIQQLAPPDELYEEPQNSFVAQFIGENNTLQGTVSKMNGNMCEVTLADGSVIDALPVNVSQVGEKTQVSIRPERVEMDPTRLTEGAHTLKAEVLEFVYMGDIYRTRLRVAGIDDFIIKTRNAPDQRRLKPGESIEIGWRPQDCRALDA; translated from the coding sequence TTGACCTCAGACGCAAGCAGCGCATTCGTTGCCTTCGATCGCGTGCAAAAAAGCTACGACGGGGAAACACTCGTCGTGAAAGACCTCAACCTCCATATCGGACGAGGCGAGTTTCTGACCATGCTGGGGCCTTCGGGGTCCGGCAAGACCACATGCCTGATGATGCTGGCGGGGTTCGAGACGGCGACCCACGGCGACATCACGCTGGACGGCAAGCCGATCAACAACATCCCGCCCCACAAGCGCGGCATCGGGATGGTTTTTCAGAACTACGCGCTGTTTCCGCATATGACGGTGGGCGAGAACCTGTCGTTCCCGCTGGAGGTGCGGGGCATGGCCAAGTCCGAGCGCGAGGGCAAAATCAAGCGCGCGCTGGACATGGTTCAGATGGGTGATTTCATCAACCGACGCCCGGCGCAGCTTTCGGGCGGTCAGCAGCAGCGCATCGCGTTGAGCCGCGCCCTGGTCTTTGAGCCGGAGCTTGTGCTGATGGACGAGCCGCTTGGCGCGTTGGACAAACAGCTGCGCGAGACGTTGCAGTTCGAGATCACGAACCTTGCCCACGAGCTTGGCATCACCACCGTCTACGTGACCCACGACCAGACGGAAGCGTTGACCATGTCCGACCGCGTCGCCGTTTTCGATGACGGCCGCATTCAGCAATTGGCGCCGCCGGACGAGCTGTACGAAGAGCCGCAGAACAGCTTCGTGGCCCAATTCATCGGTGAAAACAACACGTTGCAAGGTACGGTATCGAAGATGAACGGGAATATGTGCGAGGTGACGCTTGCCGACGGGTCGGTCATCGACGCTTTGCCGGTGAATGTCAGCCAGGTCGGTGAGAAGACGCAGGTATCCATCCGCCCCGAACGGGTGGAGATGGACCCGACGCGCCTGACCGAAGGGGCGCACACGCTCAAGGCCGAAGTCCTCGAATTCGTCTATATGGGCGATATCTACCGGACCCGCTTGCGGGTCGCGGGGATCGACGATTTCATCATCAAGACACGGAATGCCCCCGATCAGCGCAGGCTGAAACCGGGGGAGAGCATCGAGATCGGCTGGCGTCCGCAGGATTGCCGCGCGCTCGACGCATAA
- a CDS encoding ABC transporter permease, which translates to MSTATGPDQFTGPTPDNALRNAERANGGPVLAADGSPLKRSLARALRAQKLRALMLIAPLLLFIVITFIAPIVDMLFRSVENQIVSETLPRTVVALEDWDASDVPSEDVFAALAYDFMEAAERRNHTRLGSRLNYETTGISSLFRQSGRGVDDIGEDYADQFHDLNPAWEEASTWAALMGAPDWVEVQSGDDVDGAGRLFRLSVAAEESFPEASDAYRSFARTVQQEDNDNPVAEEPWNTVYLALYRDLSTGNGTSYDGPMADLIAEAIPAVAEFEGMTPREAFADIDEDWESLEIWGTIEAFSDPYTAGYFLSAIDMQLTPEGVEQQPEEQRIYLLLFMRTILMSGAITLMCVLLGYPISYLLSNLPTRTSNLLLILVLLPFWTSLLVRTSAWKVLLQQQGVINDILVWIGIVADDARLALINNQLGTIISMTHILLPFMILPMFSVMKTIPPSYVRAAKSLGATNFTAFRRVYFPQSIPGIGAGCILVFILAIGYYITPEIVGGRTGTFISNRIAYHISQSLNWGLAAALGSILLALVMVLYWLYDRIVGIDNVKLG; encoded by the coding sequence ATGAGCACCGCCACCGGCCCCGACCAATTTACCGGCCCGACCCCCGACAACGCGCTGCGCAACGCCGAGCGTGCGAATGGCGGCCCGGTCCTGGCCGCCGACGGCTCCCCCCTCAAGCGCAGCCTTGCCCGCGCGCTGAGGGCACAGAAATTGCGGGCGCTGATGCTGATCGCGCCGCTGTTGCTGTTCATCGTGATCACCTTCATCGCGCCCATCGTGGACATGCTGTTCCGGTCGGTGGAAAACCAGATCGTCAGCGAGACCCTTCCGCGCACGGTCGTGGCGCTGGAGGATTGGGATGCAAGCGACGTCCCGTCCGAGGATGTGTTCGCAGCCTTGGCCTATGATTTCATGGAAGCGGCCGAGCGGCGCAACCACACGCGCCTGGGCAGCCGCCTGAATTACGAGACGACCGGTATCTCCTCCCTGTTCCGCCAATCGGGCCGCGGCGTGGACGATATCGGTGAGGATTACGCCGATCAGTTCCACGACCTGAACCCGGCCTGGGAAGAAGCGTCGACATGGGCCGCCCTGATGGGCGCGCCAGATTGGGTGGAGGTGCAATCGGGCGACGATGTGGACGGCGCAGGCCGCCTGTTCCGCCTGAGCGTTGCCGCTGAGGAATCCTTCCCCGAAGCCTCCGACGCCTACAGGTCCTTCGCGCGCACCGTGCAGCAGGAGGACAACGACAACCCCGTGGCCGAAGAGCCGTGGAATACCGTCTACCTTGCCCTCTATCGCGACCTGAGCACGGGCAATGGCACAAGCTACGACGGCCCCATGGCAGACCTGATCGCGGAGGCCATTCCGGCGGTCGCCGAGTTCGAGGGCATGACCCCGCGCGAAGCCTTCGCAGATATCGACGAAGATTGGGAAAGCCTGGAAATCTGGGGCACGATCGAAGCGTTCTCGGACCCTTACACCGCCGGTTATTTCCTGTCGGCGATCGACATGCAATTGACGCCCGAGGGTGTGGAACAGCAGCCGGAGGAGCAGCGGATCTATCTGCTGCTGTTCATGCGCACGATCCTGATGTCAGGGGCGATCACGCTGATGTGCGTGCTTCTGGGCTACCCGATCTCGTACCTTCTGTCGAACCTGCCGACGCGGACATCGAACCTTCTGCTGATCCTCGTGCTGCTGCCGTTCTGGACGTCGCTTCTGGTGCGGACGAGCGCGTGGAAGGTGCTGCTGCAACAGCAAGGGGTCATCAACGACATCCTCGTTTGGATCGGGATCGTGGCCGACGATGCGCGACTGGCGCTGATCAACAACCAGTTGGGTACGATCATCTCGATGACGCATATCCTGTTGCCGTTCATGATCCTGCCGATGTTCTCCGTCATGAAGACGATCCCGCCAAGCTACGTCCGCGCCGCGAAGAGCCTGGGTGCCACGAATTTTACCGCCTTCCGGCGCGTGTATTTCCCGCAAAGCATTCCGGGGATCGGGGCGGGGTGCATCCTCGTCTTCATCCTCGCCATCGGCTACTACATCACGCCCGAGATCGTGGGCGGCCGGACGGGGACGTTCATCTCCAACAGGATCGCGTACCACATCAGCCAAAGCCTCAACTGGGGTCTGGCAGCCGCGCTCGGCTCCATCCTTCTGGCGCTGGTGATGGTGCTTTACTGGCTCTACGACCGGATCGTGGGCATCGACAACGTTAAGCTGGGATAG